A genomic window from Rhodococcus sp. KBS0724 includes:
- a CDS encoding 3-deoxy-7-phosphoheptulonate synthase, which produces MTVTIDTTATADSLDDQRTVSISPLVSPATVRAQHAPDEVASATVRTGRVDTVNILNGTDDRLIVVVGPCSVHDPEAAMDYARRLAAKAEELRDDLHIVMRVYFEKPRTTLGWKGLLNDPHLDGTYDVNTGLGIGRKLLLDVSSLGLPVGCEFLDPIMPQYIADLVSYGAIGARTAASQVHRQLCSALSMPVGIKNSTEGDVQVAVDGTRAAAASHVFPGTDLDGQAALIRTAGNPDCHVILRGGSDGPNYDAETVADTLARLRKSNLPERVVIDASHGNSSKDHERQVIVLDDIAARLAAGEQGIAGVMLESFIEAGRQDLTLGKADELTYGQSITDACIDWATTAAQLDRLAQAVAARRG; this is translated from the coding sequence ATGACTGTCACCATCGACACCACCGCCACAGCGGACAGCCTCGACGATCAGCGCACTGTGAGTATCAGTCCGCTCGTATCGCCGGCGACTGTGCGCGCCCAGCACGCTCCCGACGAGGTTGCCTCTGCCACTGTGCGCACCGGCCGCGTCGACACCGTCAACATCCTGAACGGCACGGACGATCGTCTCATCGTTGTTGTCGGACCGTGCTCGGTTCACGACCCCGAAGCGGCGATGGACTACGCCCGCCGGTTGGCTGCGAAGGCCGAAGAACTGCGTGACGACCTGCACATCGTCATGCGTGTCTACTTCGAAAAGCCGCGCACCACGCTGGGCTGGAAGGGCCTGCTCAACGATCCGCATCTCGACGGAACCTACGACGTGAACACCGGTCTGGGTATCGGACGCAAGCTGCTGCTCGACGTGTCGAGCCTCGGCCTGCCGGTCGGCTGTGAGTTCCTCGACCCGATCATGCCGCAGTACATCGCGGACCTGGTCAGCTACGGCGCAATCGGCGCTCGGACCGCTGCGAGCCAGGTGCATCGCCAGCTCTGCAGCGCACTGTCCATGCCCGTCGGCATCAAGAACTCCACCGAGGGTGATGTGCAGGTAGCCGTCGACGGTACCCGCGCCGCTGCCGCAAGCCACGTGTTCCCCGGAACCGACCTGGACGGTCAGGCCGCCTTGATCCGCACCGCTGGTAACCCCGACTGCCACGTCATTCTTCGCGGCGGCAGCGACGGACCGAACTACGACGCGGAGACTGTCGCGGATACCCTTGCCCGCCTGCGTAAGTCGAACCTGCCCGAGCGCGTGGTCATCGACGCGAGCCACGGCAACAGCAGCAAGGATCACGAGCGTCAGGTGATCGTGCTCGACGACATCGCAGCTCGTCTCGCCGCAGGTGAGCAGGGAATCGCCGGCGTCATGCTGGAAAGCTTCATCGAGGCCGGCCGTCAGGACCTGACCTTGGGCAAGGCGGACGAGCTCACCTACGGTCAGTCGATCACCGACGCGTGCATCGACTGGGCCACCACGGCAGCGCAGTTGGATCGTTTGGCGCAGGCTGTTGCGGCTCGGCGCGGCTAG
- a CDS encoding FAD-dependent oxidoreductase, with protein MSSSTPLTYDVVVVGSGAGGLSTAIAAAHGGASVLVVEKADTCGGATAWSGGWMWTPRNMFAIADGVVEDRSAPRTYLENRLGDNFDAAKVDALLDGAPEMVEFFERKTALKFVPGAKIADIHGDTPGAGTGHRSVGPKPVSLRKLGPDVAALLRRQLYETSFLGMGIMAGPDLQAFLHSTRSPKAFVHCGVRVTKHMFDLATKRRGQQLVNGTALVGMMLRSALDLGVEFRVNTSATALQTDDDGRVVGVRLEGPDGAYSVTANRGVVLATGGFAQDIDRRRELFPRTPTGNEHWSLTPKSTTGDGITLGESVGGRLDRTLASPVAYCPVSIVRYRNGKEGVFPHILDRGKPGVIGILANGKRFVNEALGYHDYTLAMVEQVPEGEEVCSWLIADQQYVRYLPLGMAKPLPIPIQPYLRSGYLTRGRTVRELAEKIGVDPAQLEKTVSAFNTGARSGEDPEFERGTTPFNRGSGDTANPWPNPSLAPLQKGPYYAVKVVPGSFGTFAGLVTDSSSHVLDDNDRPIEGLLAVGVDQASVMGGHYPSGGINLGPAMTFGYLAGRELSGAQTVGAHV; from the coding sequence ATGAGCAGCAGTACCCCCCTCACCTACGACGTGGTTGTCGTGGGCTCCGGCGCAGGCGGGCTTTCCACAGCAATTGCCGCAGCACATGGCGGCGCTTCCGTACTCGTGGTCGAGAAGGCCGACACCTGCGGCGGCGCAACGGCATGGTCGGGTGGGTGGATGTGGACTCCGCGCAACATGTTTGCCATTGCCGACGGGGTTGTCGAAGATCGATCCGCTCCCCGTACCTATCTGGAGAACCGACTCGGCGACAACTTCGACGCCGCGAAGGTGGATGCACTCCTCGACGGCGCACCGGAGATGGTCGAGTTCTTCGAACGCAAGACCGCGCTGAAGTTCGTTCCCGGAGCCAAGATCGCCGACATTCACGGCGACACACCGGGTGCCGGCACCGGTCACCGGTCCGTCGGGCCGAAACCGGTGAGCTTGCGAAAGCTCGGACCAGATGTTGCGGCGCTACTGCGTCGACAGTTGTACGAGACGTCATTCCTCGGCATGGGCATCATGGCCGGACCCGATCTGCAGGCGTTCCTGCACTCGACCCGATCCCCGAAAGCCTTTGTGCACTGCGGTGTACGTGTCACCAAGCACATGTTCGACCTCGCCACCAAGCGCCGTGGTCAGCAACTCGTCAACGGTACTGCCCTGGTCGGCATGATGCTGCGTTCAGCGCTCGATCTGGGCGTCGAGTTTCGAGTGAACACGTCCGCGACCGCGTTGCAGACCGATGACGACGGCCGCGTTGTCGGCGTTCGCCTCGAAGGTCCGGACGGCGCGTACTCGGTGACTGCCAATCGTGGTGTCGTTCTTGCAACGGGCGGCTTTGCACAGGACATCGACCGCCGACGTGAACTGTTCCCGCGCACCCCCACCGGCAACGAGCACTGGTCGCTCACCCCGAAGTCAACCACCGGCGACGGCATCACCCTCGGCGAATCCGTGGGTGGACGACTCGACCGAACGCTCGCCTCCCCCGTCGCGTACTGCCCCGTCTCCATCGTTCGTTACCGCAACGGCAAGGAAGGTGTATTCCCGCACATTCTGGATCGCGGAAAGCCCGGTGTCATCGGAATTCTCGCCAACGGCAAGCGGTTTGTCAACGAAGCACTCGGCTACCACGACTACACGCTCGCGATGGTCGAGCAGGTTCCCGAGGGCGAAGAGGTGTGCTCGTGGTTGATCGCCGATCAGCAGTACGTGCGCTATCTCCCACTCGGCATGGCCAAGCCACTGCCGATCCCGATCCAGCCGTACCTACGCTCGGGATACCTCACACGTGGGCGCACGGTTCGGGAACTGGCCGAGAAGATCGGTGTTGATCCGGCGCAGTTGGAGAAGACCGTCTCGGCCTTCAACACCGGAGCCCGCAGTGGCGAAGACCCCGAGTTCGAGCGCGGCACAACACCGTTCAACCGGGGATCCGGTGATACCGCCAATCCCTGGCCGAACCCGTCGCTCGCACCGTTGCAGAAGGGCCCGTACTACGCGGTGAAGGTTGTACCGGGTAGCTTCGGCACCTTCGCCGGGCTTGTCACCGACTCGTCGTCGCATGTGCTCGACGACAACGACCGCCCCATCGAGGGACTGCTCGCTGTGGGCGTCGATCAGGCCAGCGTGATGGGTGGACACTACCCGTCCGGCGGCATCAACCTCGGCCCGGCCATGACGTTCGGTTACCTCGCCGGCCGGGAACTGTCCGGCGCCCAGACAGTTGGAGCGCACGTATGA
- a CDS encoding iron ABC transporter permease codes for MSTRTARLESRSTLGFLFLTGLVVLGFSIALAITIGPANLSVRDVYAVVLEHWGVGSSGVSRIKDGIVWELRLPRTLLAAVCGAGLALCGVIMQSLLRNPLADPFVLGISSGASTGAVMVAVLGIGGGVISLSAGAFAGAVVSFGLVMLLAAGAGGGTSRVVLAGVAGTQLFSALTSFIVISSADAEQTRGVLFWLLGSLAGAGWTDVAVCGVVVAGGIVVCLAQAPALDAFTFGNNAAATLGIPVQRVRLLLLTITALITAALVSAAGAIGFVGLVLPHAARFLVGSRHSRLLPATALIGAIFMVWVDAIARTAFAPQEIPVGVVTALIGVPAFAVILFRMRRSV; via the coding sequence TTGAGCACGCGCACTGCGCGTCTCGAATCCCGATCAACTCTGGGATTTCTGTTCCTGACCGGCCTCGTGGTTCTCGGGTTCTCGATCGCGCTGGCAATCACGATCGGCCCGGCCAATCTGTCGGTTCGCGACGTGTACGCCGTGGTGCTCGAACATTGGGGTGTCGGGTCGTCCGGCGTCAGCCGGATCAAGGACGGCATTGTCTGGGAATTACGGCTTCCCCGAACACTGTTGGCCGCAGTGTGCGGTGCGGGGCTCGCATTGTGCGGCGTCATCATGCAGTCGCTGCTCCGTAATCCACTGGCCGATCCTTTTGTTCTCGGAATCTCGTCCGGGGCGTCAACCGGCGCGGTGATGGTCGCAGTGCTCGGCATCGGCGGCGGCGTCATCTCGCTGTCCGCCGGTGCATTTGCCGGGGCAGTCGTATCGTTCGGCCTGGTGATGCTGCTTGCAGCGGGAGCCGGCGGCGGCACGTCGCGGGTGGTCCTGGCGGGTGTTGCCGGTACACAACTGTTCTCGGCACTCACGTCGTTCATCGTCATTTCCTCTGCCGACGCCGAGCAGACTCGTGGCGTCCTGTTCTGGCTGCTCGGTTCGTTGGCAGGCGCCGGCTGGACGGACGTCGCAGTGTGCGGCGTGGTGGTTGCCGGTGGAATCGTTGTCTGTCTCGCCCAGGCTCCGGCGTTGGACGCCTTCACTTTCGGCAACAACGCCGCCGCAACACTCGGGATCCCCGTCCAGCGCGTTCGACTACTCCTCCTCACCATCACCGCGTTGATCACTGCCGCACTCGTCAGCGCTGCCGGTGCGATAGGTTTTGTGGGCCTGGTACTTCCGCATGCGGCCCGTTTTCTGGTCGGTTCGCGGCACAGCCGATTGCTCCCCGCCACGGCACTGATCGGAGCGATCTTCATGGTGTGGGTTGATGCCATCGCACGCACCGCGTTTGCGCCCCAGGAAATTCCGGTCGGTGTGGTGACCGCCCTGATCGGCGTTCCCGCGTTTGCGGTCATCCTGTTCCGAATGAGGAGAAGCGTATGA
- a CDS encoding ABC transporter substrate-binding protein: MRFTRFTSVVVATSALALGLAGCGTSDDSVTSSDATSSNYPLTIDNCGRQVTIDAPPTRAVSLNQGSTEILLSLGLADRMVGTATWTDPVRENLAADNDRVPRLADNKPSFEVVLDTEPDFVSASFASTIAEGGVASRDQFAALGVPTYLSPTDNGCDGKVSSASNADGARTEPLTIETVYQEVRDLAAIFDVRERGEQFVAELQDRFAAASDAVDASGVSLAFWFADTMTPYMAGCCGSSGIITESVGATNVFADTTDEWPQVSWETILDLNPTALVLADLSRRSIDGDALASKIAFLESNPVTSRLQAVQDKKYIVVNGADLNPSIRTIDGVEKTATALRDWGLAN, translated from the coding sequence ATGCGTTTCACGCGCTTCACGTCAGTAGTAGTTGCCACGTCGGCTCTCGCTTTGGGCCTGGCCGGCTGCGGCACCTCCGACGACTCCGTCACCTCGAGTGACGCGACATCGTCGAACTACCCCCTCACCATCGACAACTGTGGTCGACAAGTCACTATCGATGCACCACCGACACGTGCGGTCTCCCTCAACCAGGGCTCCACGGAGATTCTGCTGTCCCTCGGTCTCGCAGACCGCATGGTCGGCACCGCGACGTGGACGGACCCCGTTCGCGAGAACCTTGCAGCCGACAACGATCGAGTCCCCCGTCTTGCCGACAACAAGCCGTCGTTCGAAGTTGTCCTCGACACGGAACCCGATTTCGTGTCGGCCTCATTTGCGTCCACGATCGCCGAGGGCGGCGTCGCGAGCCGGGATCAGTTCGCCGCGCTCGGCGTGCCCACGTACCTTTCGCCCACCGACAACGGTTGCGACGGCAAGGTGTCGTCGGCATCGAACGCGGACGGCGCACGAACCGAACCGTTGACGATCGAGACGGTGTACCAAGAGGTCCGGGATCTGGCAGCGATTTTCGACGTACGCGAGAGAGGCGAGCAATTTGTCGCCGAACTCCAGGATCGATTCGCTGCAGCGTCCGACGCCGTCGACGCGTCCGGAGTCTCACTCGCGTTCTGGTTTGCCGACACCATGACGCCGTACATGGCGGGTTGCTGTGGCTCGTCCGGAATTATCACGGAATCCGTTGGCGCGACCAATGTCTTTGCCGATACGACGGACGAATGGCCCCAGGTCAGCTGGGAAACCATCCTCGACCTCAACCCCACAGCCCTGGTTCTCGCGGACCTGAGTCGACGCAGCATCGACGGCGACGCACTGGCCAGCAAGATCGCTTTCCTCGAATCCAACCCGGTCACCTCGCGTCTGCAGGCTGTCCAGGACAAGAAGTACATCGTCGTCAACGGCGCTGATCTCAACCCGTCGATCCGCACGATCGACGGCGTCGAGAAGACCGCCACCGCACTGCGCGACTGGGGCTTGGCCAATTGA
- a CDS encoding aldo/keto reductase, whose amino-acid sequence MTTQTAVPIATVLPPVGLGTWPLVGADATKSVLSGIETGYRLIDTAAIYGNEDAVGVALAESGVPREELFVTTKLRGNDQVSGDIRGALEQSLELLGLDQLDLFLIHWPLPRIDRYVASFEAMLACRDAGLVRYVGVSNFLEHHLRRLVTETGEAPAVNQIQMDPSLARIPVRRANDELGIFTQSWSPLGRGDVLDNAVVGDIAGRMGCTPAQVVLAWHVAQGVVPVARSANPTRQAENLAALDMTLTAEDVAALNSLDRGESAARDVEAEEHF is encoded by the coding sequence ATGACCACACAGACAGCAGTACCGATCGCAACCGTGCTGCCGCCCGTCGGACTCGGAACCTGGCCCCTGGTCGGCGCCGACGCCACGAAGTCCGTTCTCTCCGGCATCGAGACCGGATACCGGCTCATCGACACCGCCGCGATCTACGGCAACGAGGACGCTGTCGGTGTGGCGCTGGCGGAATCAGGTGTGCCGCGAGAAGAACTGTTTGTCACCACCAAACTTCGTGGCAACGACCAGGTTTCCGGCGACATTCGGGGCGCCCTCGAGCAGAGTCTGGAACTACTGGGACTCGACCAGCTGGATCTGTTCCTGATCCACTGGCCGCTCCCGCGAATCGATCGTTATGTCGCGTCGTTCGAGGCGATGCTGGCCTGCCGCGACGCCGGACTGGTTCGGTACGTCGGTGTGTCGAACTTCCTGGAGCACCATTTGCGCCGACTCGTCACTGAAACCGGTGAGGCACCGGCCGTCAACCAGATTCAGATGGACCCGTCGCTCGCGCGAATCCCGGTGCGCCGCGCGAACGACGAGCTCGGCATCTTCACCCAGTCGTGGAGCCCGCTCGGCCGGGGGGACGTGCTCGACAACGCCGTTGTCGGCGACATCGCCGGTCGAATGGGTTGCACCCCGGCGCAGGTTGTCCTCGCCTGGCATGTCGCGCAGGGCGTGGTCCCGGTCGCGAGATCAGCGAACCCGACGCGCCAGGCCGAGAATCTGGCGGCTCTCGACATGACACTCACTGCCGAAGACGTCGCCGCACTGAACAGTCTCGATCGCGGCGAGTCCGCGGCTCGGGACGTCGAAGCAGAGGAACATTTCTGA
- a CDS encoding sugar phosphate isomerase/epimerase gives MTLSLGLAALTVLDTAPMQHVDLAEKHGFDTIGIRLMPAAPGTTAYPLHEDKQGLDELVRRLDDSPVEVFDLEIIRLAADFDPADYVPLLEAGAQLGAKAVLVGGDDRDRARLTDSYARLAELCANYGIVASLEFMPWTAVPDARAAIEIVSAADGPARSVLVDALHTDRSATTLEDLESIPREWLHYAQMCDGSTPAPTDDAELIRHAREERLVPGTGGIALAEIWSTLPAGLPVSIELPNEPLRRAVGTDAWLERLVTATREVLA, from the coding sequence ATGACACTCTCACTCGGGCTGGCAGCCCTCACGGTGCTCGATACCGCACCGATGCAGCACGTCGACTTGGCCGAAAAGCACGGCTTCGACACGATCGGTATCCGGTTGATGCCCGCGGCACCGGGTACGACGGCTTACCCCCTGCACGAGGACAAGCAGGGGTTGGACGAACTGGTGCGTCGACTGGATGATTCACCGGTCGAGGTATTCGATCTCGAAATCATCCGTCTTGCAGCCGACTTCGATCCCGCCGACTACGTTCCGCTCCTCGAGGCGGGAGCACAGCTCGGCGCCAAGGCCGTTCTGGTCGGCGGCGACGACCGCGACCGCGCTCGGCTCACGGACTCCTATGCCCGCCTCGCGGAACTGTGCGCGAACTACGGCATCGTCGCCTCACTCGAGTTCATGCCCTGGACCGCTGTGCCCGATGCGCGTGCGGCCATCGAGATCGTCTCAGCCGCAGACGGTCCGGCTCGGAGCGTTCTCGTCGACGCGTTGCACACCGACCGCTCGGCGACAACACTGGAAGATCTCGAGTCGATCCCACGCGAATGGTTGCACTACGCCCAGATGTGCGACGGTTCGACGCCCGCGCCCACAGACGACGCAGAGCTGATCCGTCACGCCCGCGAGGAACGTTTGGTGCCTGGCACCGGAGGCATCGCCCTGGCCGAAATCTGGTCGACTTTGCCTGCCGGTCTGCCGGTCAGCATCGAATTGCCCAACGAACCGCTGCGCCGCGCTGTCGGCACGGATGCCTGGCTGGAACGCCTGGTCACGGCCACGCGAGAAGTTCTGGCGTAA
- a CDS encoding Gfo/Idh/MocA family protein: protein MTLKVGIVGCGKIAGNHARALQQVPGVEVIGCCDPDLGRAQDFAAIHGIPTAVSSVDELLALGLDACTVCTPHPVHEEVVVAAAEAGVHVLCEKPIAVDVAAADRKIEAADRAGITFGVLFQRRFWPAARRIRDAIDDGRIGLPTLGEASVILHRPSSYYSADAWRGRWDTDGGGVLMTQAVHQIDMLAWFMGEAVSVSGFIRTHTHGEHIQTEDSASAVISFASGGTATVTATTGANHNLGNRVTVIGRTGAIASVLEFPEGHEGVNEIWTVPGEVEFQSPYSADVDANLDVGAVNAALTDFHTLQVQDFADAVLTGREPAVTGRDARASLAIIAAIYESSRTGKVVELSSTPTLATTAKEQK, encoded by the coding sequence ATGACGTTGAAAGTCGGAATCGTCGGCTGCGGCAAGATCGCCGGCAACCATGCCCGAGCCCTGCAACAAGTACCCGGCGTCGAGGTAATCGGCTGCTGCGACCCCGATCTCGGACGCGCCCAGGATTTCGCGGCAATCCACGGCATTCCCACAGCCGTAAGTTCCGTTGACGAACTACTTGCTCTCGGCCTCGACGCCTGCACTGTCTGCACGCCGCACCCGGTACACGAAGAGGTAGTCGTGGCCGCTGCCGAAGCGGGTGTGCATGTGTTGTGCGAGAAGCCCATCGCAGTGGATGTTGCTGCAGCCGACCGCAAGATCGAAGCCGCCGACCGAGCCGGTATCACCTTCGGCGTCCTCTTCCAACGTCGCTTCTGGCCGGCAGCGCGTCGTATCCGCGACGCCATCGACGACGGCCGGATCGGGCTTCCCACGCTCGGTGAGGCGTCAGTCATCCTGCACCGCCCATCGAGTTACTACTCGGCCGACGCCTGGCGCGGACGCTGGGACACCGACGGCGGCGGTGTGCTCATGACGCAGGCCGTGCACCAGATCGACATGCTGGCCTGGTTCATGGGCGAGGCCGTCTCGGTCAGCGGCTTCATCCGCACCCATACTCACGGTGAGCACATCCAGACCGAGGACAGCGCGTCGGCTGTGATTTCCTTTGCCTCAGGTGGTACCGCAACCGTCACTGCGACAACGGGCGCCAATCACAACCTGGGTAACCGCGTCACGGTGATCGGGCGCACCGGTGCCATCGCCAGCGTTCTCGAGTTTCCCGAAGGACACGAGGGTGTCAACGAAATCTGGACCGTACCAGGCGAAGTGGAATTCCAGTCGCCGTACTCCGCGGACGTCGACGCGAATCTTGATGTGGGCGCGGTCAATGCGGCACTTACCGACTTCCATACATTGCAGGTGCAGGACTTCGCCGACGCCGTCCTGACCGGGCGCGAACCCGCCGTCACCGGACGCGACGCCCGCGCGTCGCTTGCCATCATCGCCGCAATCTACGAATCGTCACGAACCGGGAAGGTTGTCGAACTGTCGTCGACGCCGACCCTCGCAACAACTGCCAAGGAGCAGAAATGA